One segment of Polaribacter huanghezhanensis DNA contains the following:
- the rplV gene encoding 50S ribosomal protein L22: MGVRKHNMAEQLKEARKQKALAKLTNCPTSPRKMRLVADLVRGVEVEKALQILKFSSKEASINLEKLLLSAIANWQAKNEDASIEEAGLYVKSICVDSAGMLKRLRPAPQGRAHRIRKRSNHVTLELGSKNIESK, from the coding sequence ATGGGAGTTCGTAAACATAACATGGCAGAACAGTTAAAAGAAGCGAGAAAGCAAAAAGCTTTAGCTAAGCTTACTAACTGTCCTACATCACCAAGAAAAATGCGTTTAGTAGCGGATTTAGTAAGAGGTGTAGAAGTAGAAAAAGCACTACAAATTTTAAAATTCAGTTCAAAAGAAGCATCTATTAATTTAGAGAAATTGTTATTGTCTGCAATCGCAAACTGGCAAGCTAAAAATGAAGATGCATCTATTGAAGAAGCTGGATTATATGTGAAGTCTATTTGTGTAGACAGCGCAGGGATGTTAAAAAGATTAAGACCAGCTCCGCAAGGACGTGCTCATAGAATTCGTAAGCGTTCTAATCACGTTACTTTAGAGTTAGGTAGTAAAAATATTGAAAGCAAATAA
- the rplW gene encoding 50S ribosomal protein L23 — MNILIKPIITEKATTDSELNNRYAFVVDKRANKLEIKGAIEAAYGVAISAVRTMNYPVQRNTKFTKKGMVTGMKGAYKKAIVQLAEGETIDFYNNL, encoded by the coding sequence ATGAATATTTTAATTAAACCTATTATTACCGAAAAAGCAACAACCGATAGCGAGTTAAATAATCGTTATGCATTTGTTGTAGATAAAAGAGCTAACAAATTGGAAATCAAAGGAGCTATTGAAGCTGCTTATGGAGTTGCAATTTCAGCTGTAAGAACAATGAATTACCCTGTTCAAAGAAATACTAAATTCACAAAGAAAGGTATGGTTACAGGAATGAAAGGTGCTTACAAGAAAGCAATTGTGCAGTTAGCAGAAGGAGAAACTATAGATTTTTATAACAATCTTTAA
- the rpsC gene encoding 30S ribosomal protein S3, giving the protein MGQKTNPIGLRLGIIRGWESNWYGGNDYGDKLAEDDKIRKYVNARLFKASVSRVIIERTLKLVTVTITTARPGIIIGKGGQEVDKLKEELKKITGKEVQINIFEIKRPELDAKLVASSVARQIENRISYKRAIKMAIAAAMRMNSEGIKIQISGRLNGAEMARSEHYKEGRIPLSTFRADIDYALVESHTTYGRIGVKVWIMKGEVYGKRELSPLVGLSKKQGGANKKQQSRRRK; this is encoded by the coding sequence ATGGGACAAAAAACAAATCCAATAGGACTTCGTTTAGGAATCATCAGAGGTTGGGAATCTAACTGGTATGGTGGAAATGACTACGGAGATAAATTAGCTGAAGATGACAAAATAAGAAAGTATGTAAATGCTAGATTATTTAAAGCAAGTGTATCTAGAGTTATTATTGAGCGTACGCTTAAACTTGTAACCGTTACTATCACTACTGCTAGACCTGGTATTATTATCGGAAAAGGTGGGCAAGAGGTAGACAAGTTAAAAGAAGAACTTAAGAAAATTACTGGTAAAGAAGTACAGATTAATATTTTTGAAATTAAACGCCCAGAATTAGATGCAAAATTAGTTGCTTCTAGTGTTGCTCGTCAAATTGAAAATAGAATTTCGTACAAACGTGCAATTAAGATGGCTATTGCTGCTGCAATGAGAATGAATTCTGAAGGGATTAAAATCCAAATTTCAGGTCGTTTAAATGGAGCTGAAATGGCACGTTCTGAACACTATAAAGAAGGTAGAATTCCTCTTTCTACTTTTAGAGCAGATATAGATTATGCACTTGTAGAATCTCATACAACTTACGGTAGAATCGGAGTTAAAGTATGGATTATGAAGGGCGAGGTTTATGGAAAAAGAGAATTATCTCCGTTAGTTGGTTTGTCAAAAAAACAAGGTGGAGCTAA
- the rplD gene encoding 50S ribosomal protein L4, with protein MKVAVLDITGKDTGRKVELSNDVFGIEPNKHAIYLDVKQHLANKRQGTHKSKERAEISGSTRKIKKQKGTGTARAGSIKSGVFRGGGRMFGPRPRNYSFKLNKNLKRLARKSALSTQAKDKNLVVVENFDFETVKTKNFVNVLKALGLENKKSLFVLAESNNNVYLSSRNLKRTKVVSGSDISTYGVLNANKVVFTEGSLEGVESNFSK; from the coding sequence ATGAAAGTAGCAGTTTTAGATATTACAGGAAAAGATACAGGTAGAAAAGTTGAACTTTCTAACGATGTATTCGGAATAGAACCAAATAAGCATGCTATATATTTAGATGTAAAGCAGCATTTGGCAAATAAAAGACAAGGAACTCACAAATCGAAAGAAAGAGCTGAGATTTCTGGTAGTACAAGAAAGATTAAAAAACAAAAAGGAACTGGTACTGCAAGAGCAGGTTCTATCAAGTCTGGTGTTTTTAGAGGTGGAGGACGTATGTTCGGACCAAGACCAAGAAATTACTCTTTCAAACTAAACAAAAATTTAAAGCGTTTAGCTCGTAAATCTGCGTTAAGTACACAAGCAAAAGATAAAAACTTAGTAGTTGTTGAGAACTTCGATTTTGAAACAGTAAAAACTAAGAATTTTGTTAATGTATTGAAAGCATTAGGGTTAGAAAACAAAAAATCTTTGTTTGTGTTGGCTGAGTCAAATAATAATGTATATTTGTCATCACGAAATTTAAAAAGAACTAAAGTTGTAAGTGGTTCAGATATAAGCACTTACGGAGTTTTAAACGCAAATAAAGTTGTGTTTACTGAAGGTTCTTTAGAAGGAGTTGAATCAAATTTTAGCAAATAA
- the rplB gene encoding 50S ribosomal protein L2, producing the protein MSVRKLKPVTPGQRFRVVNGFDTITTDKPEKSLLAPKKRSGGRNNQGRMTTRNIGGGHKQKYRIIDFKRDKTGMPATVKTIEYDPNRTAFIALVSYTDGEKRYVIAQNGLEVGQTIVSGAGVGPEIGNAMLLSEIPLGTTISCIELRPGQGAVMARSAGSFAQLMARDGKYATVKLPSGETRLILLTCMATIGVVSNSDHQLLVSGKAGRSRWLGRRPRTRPVVMNPVDHPMGGGEGKSSGGHPRSRNGIPAKGFKTRSKTKASNKYILERRKK; encoded by the coding sequence ATGTCAGTTAGAAAATTAAAACCAGTAACACCAGGTCAGCGTTTTAGAGTAGTAAATGGGTTCGACACCATTACTACTGACAAGCCGGAAAAAAGCTTATTAGCTCCGAAAAAAAGATCTGGAGGTCGAAACAATCAAGGTAGAATGACAACTCGTAATATTGGAGGTGGTCATAAACAAAAATACCGTATTATCGATTTCAAAAGAGATAAGACAGGTATGCCTGCAACAGTAAAAACTATCGAATACGATCCAAATCGTACAGCATTTATTGCTTTAGTTAGTTATACTGATGGAGAAAAACGTTATGTGATTGCACAAAACGGATTAGAAGTAGGTCAAACTATTGTATCAGGAGCAGGTGTAGGTCCAGAAATTGGAAATGCAATGTTGTTAAGTGAGATACCATTAGGAACTACAATTTCTTGTATTGAATTACGTCCAGGACAAGGAGCTGTTATGGCTCGTTCTGCAGGATCTTTTGCGCAGTTAATGGCAAGAGACGGAAAATATGCAACAGTGAAGTTACCTTCAGGGGAAACAAGATTAATCTTGTTAACATGTATGGCAACTATTGGAGTTGTTTCTAATTCTGATCATCAATTACTAGTATCTGGTAAAGCGGGTAGAAGTAGATGGTTAGGTAGACGTCCAAGAACTAGACCAGTAGTAATGAACCCAGTTGATCACCCAATGGGAGGTGGTGAAGGGAAATCTTCTGGAGGGCATCCAAGATCAAGAAACGGAATTCCTGCTAAAGGATTCAAAACTAGATCTAAAACGAAAGCTAGTAATAAGTATATTTTAGAACGTAGAAAGAAATAA
- the rpsS gene encoding 30S ribosomal protein S19, translating into MARSLKKGPYVHYKLEKKVLANVASESKSVIKTWSRATMITPDFVGQTIAVHNGKQFVPVYVTENMVGHKLGEFSPTRSFRGHAGAKNKGKK; encoded by the coding sequence ATGGCAAGATCATTAAAAAAAGGACCTTACGTTCACTACAAGTTAGAAAAGAAAGTTTTAGCTAATGTAGCATCAGAAAGCAAATCAGTAATTAAAACTTGGTCAAGAGCAACGATGATTACTCCTGATTTTGTTGGACAAACAATTGCAGTTCACAACGGAAAGCAGTTTGTACCAGTATATGTTACTGAAAACATGGTAGGGCATAAATTAGGAGAGTTTTCACCAACACGTTCTTTTAGAGGACACGCAGGTGCAAAAAATAAAGGTAAAAAATAG